The Solenopsis invicta isolate M01_SB chromosome 12, UNIL_Sinv_3.0, whole genome shotgun sequence genome window below encodes:
- the LOC105197970 gene encoding uncharacterized protein LOC105197970 has protein sequence MYFNVAGKIQCFLKAESVNTDGTYDGARKTRDNERSQFLYARDISQVHLPKIAIPKFSGKYEDWYPFHNTFESIIYSNTKLTDIQRFHYLISSLESDAAHVIKSLKTTSDNYHQALDLLKQRYNDKRVIAQEHIKALYELPTVPKGNRNVLRKLIDDVLRHLRSLKNLSRPTERWDDLIVYLIISKLDATLTSDWKDHIPPSDIPTLKQLTDFLTHKCKTLSTVSKKVPSDSTNLNMRKATGKATSVHLTTTNICCFYYKEKHYIFQCPSFLKLLSKDRNKKARAKRLCINCLRSTTHQAKECRSSTCQTCSKRHNTLLHMQDKEVKAQKGSESTDQTNEAVNAGAVTLNHHTIQGGYKEVILSTAIVMVNDRHGNSHTCRVLLDLGAMFNIITDKIPNNIKLADPQFHIAADIDILIGNEYFWKLICVDQIHEHKNQQTHYKKLNWVGLAVTKYITMAPQNHLESAPYQSISKLIKQ, from the exons ATGTATTTTAATGTCGCCGGAAAAATACAGTGTTTTTTGAAGGCCGAGTCAGTGAACACGGACGGCACGTATGATGGTGCGCGAAAAACACGTGACAACGAACGATCGCAGTTTTTATACGCGCGTGATATTAGTCAAGTCCATCTCCCGAAAATAGCCATACCGAAATTCAGCGGTAAATACGAAGATTGGTATCCGTTTCACAATACCTTCGAGTCCATAATATATTCAAACACAAAACTAACGGATATTCAacgttttcattatttaatttcgtCTCTCGAGAGCGATGCCGCGCACGTAATTAAGTCATTGAAAACTACGTCCGATAATTATCACCAAGCATTAGATCTATTGAAACAGCGTTACAATGACAAACGTGTCATTGCACAAGAGCACATTAAGGCACTGTACGAGTTACCCACAGTACCAAAAGGTAATCGcaatgttttaagaaaattgataGACGATGTGCTACGTCATTTGcgttctttaaagaatttaagcAGGCCAACTGAACGGTGGGACGACCtcattgtttatttaatcatttcaaAACTGGACGCAACTCTCACTAGCGATTGGAAAGATCATATCCCACCGAGTGATATCCCCACTTTAAAACAACTCACAGACTTTCTTACACACAAATGCAAGACGTTGTCGACCGTATCAAAAAAAGTTCCCAGCGATTCCACAAATTTAAACATGCGTAAAGCAACCGGTAAAGCGACCAGCGTCCATCTCACAACTACCAACATTTGTTGCTTTTATTACAAGGAAAAGCATTACATCTTTCAGTGCCccagctttttaaaattattaagcaaggatagaaataagaaagcaagaGCCAAGCGATTATGTATCAATTGCCTACGTTCCACGACGCACCAAGCCAAAGAATGTAGATCGTCAACATGTCAAACATGCAGCAAAAGACACAACACGTTACTTCACATGCAAGACAAGGAAGTAAAGGCTCAGAAAGGCAGTGAATCTACAGATCAAACAAATGAAGCAGTCAACGCCGGCGCAGTCACGTTGAATCATCACACCATTCAAGGAGGGTATAAAGAAGTCATTTTATCAACAGCAATCGTTATGGTAAACGATCGGCACGGCAACTCACATACATGTCGAGTATTATTAGACTTAGGAGCTATGTTTAATATCATCACCGATAa GATCCCGAATAATATTAAGTTGGCAGATCCGCAGTTTCACATAGCAGCCGACATAGACATACTCATAGGCAATGAGTACTTCTGGAAATTGATATGTGTGGATCAAATTCACGAGCATAAAAATCAACAAACACACTACAAAAAACTCAATTGGGTTGGATTGGCAGTGACAAAATATATAACCATGGCCCCACAAAATCATCTCGAATCTGCACCGTATCAATCAATCAGCAAATTAATCAAGCAGTAG
- the LOC120359070 gene encoding uncharacterized protein LOC120359070 — translation MPPPTVEELQVQLAQMQTTLQQMQGQAGVPRVDSYRIPKIPPFLIKDPVIWFIQVEASFGTARISDQKTKAHRVISALDAEAIACCRDLIADPDETEPYTQLKERIIESFSASAEAQLRQLLKGQVLTSGKPSQILSRLRNLNADKRCDDAVIKTIFCEHLTPYMRGILAVSDCADLDKLAKMADKIAETANESAQCAASSAKQSQPSDLESKVDRLAAELATLSAQLKRSSRSRSRDKSRHRERSNSRQPKVCWPHRTFGEAARACKGTDKSPCSWKQNKAAVTEKGE, via the coding sequence ATGCCTCCGCCCACGGTCGAAGAGTTGCAAGTACAATTGGCGCAGATGCAGACCACCTTGCAGCAGATGCAAGGGCAGGCCGGAGTTCCGCGCGTGGATTCTTATCGAATTCCTAAAATCCCACCCTTCTTGATCAAAGATCCCGTCATCTGGTTCATTCAGGTTGAGGCGTCTTTTGGGACCGCCCGCATCTCGGACCAAAAGACCAAAGCACATCGTGTCATCAGTGCGCTAGATGCCGAAGCAATCGCGTGCTGTCGTGACTTGATCGCGGACCCTGACGAAACAGAACCGTATACCCAGCTGAAAGAGCGCATTATCGAAAGCTTTTCCGCGTCAGCCGAAGCTCAGCTTCGACAATTATTAAAAGGCCAAGTGCTTACTTCCGGAAAACCGTCGCAAATTCTTAGCCGGCTGCGTAACCTTAATGCAGATAAACGTTGCGATGACGCCgtcattaaaactattttttgcgAACATTTAACGCCCTACATGCGTGGTATACTTGCGGTTTCGGACTGCGCGGATTTAGATAAATTAGCGAAAATGGCCGATAAGATCGCGGAGACGGCCAACGAATCGGCACAGTGTGCAGCCTCCTCTGCAAAACAATCACAGCCATCGGACCTCGAAAGCAAGGTCGATCGCCTTGCTGCAGAGCTCGCTACCCTCTCGGCTCAACTTAAACGATCTAGCAGGTCGCGAAGTAGAGATAAATCACGGCACCGCGAACGTTCTAACAGTAGGCAGCCTAAAGTCTGTTGGCCGCACAGAACTTTTGGCGAGGCAGCGCGGGCGTGCAAAGGCACAGATAAGTCCCCGTGCTCGTGGAAACAAAACAAAGCCGCAGTTACTGAGAAGGGGGAATAA